One Ranitomeya imitator isolate aRanImi1 chromosome 4, aRanImi1.pri, whole genome shotgun sequence genomic window, aaataatgtaaaaaaaactaattaattaaaatataaaaatgtaaaaaaaaaaaaaatgtagtatttaaaaaaaaaaaaaaactgcacaagTTAAATATCGCCATATTCGTACGGATCCAGAGAATCGTGTTTCCGGGTCACTTTTACGCCACAATGAACCCCTCGTTAAAATGAAGCCCCCCAAAACAATGCCGgagttgcctttttttttttttttttttttttaccaaaccccCCCCCCAGTTTTCGGAACAGTCGTCGTCGTCTTAGAACACTACAATTTTTGCTGGAATACAACGAGCCGACGTTCGACGATGTCGGGGGGATAagataagatttaaaaaaaatctccacaaacaGGTGCAAAGGGTTAAATAATGGCTCCAAGCTGCGTTATTGGGAACAGCCATCCATGGAGATCACAGCtagaggaactacaagtcccagcatgcagtCATCAGGCCCAATGTGGGAGGCAGCAGGTCACGTGACATCAGAGAGGCCCCCCCGGCTTCATTTTTATTCCGTCACGGAACTGATCTCGCAATTCCCTTTAAATTGGAGaaatgctgggacctgtagtcctacacctAAGAGCGAGTGACAGCTGTAACCCAGGACGCATACAATGCCCGCCACGGCCTCCGTCTCCTCACTCTCTGCCCCCTACAGTTCCGTTCTTCTTCGGTATGACTTACGTGACATTGCCCGGGCACCGGCCGCCCTGCAGAGGATAATCACCGCCATCTTGACCGAGGTCCCACAGGTCTGCGCGTGCGCGAACTACGGAAGCCGCGAAGAACGCGTTCGTGTTTTTGACACAGCACAACATCGCCATCTAGCGGTCACAACGTGCAATGTCAATTAGGTGGCTTTTCCTTTTTCTTGCTCTTCTCCGttatttctcccccccccccttatatctGATAAATTGCTTCTTCTATATCTTGTGTTGGGGTAAggtgacatttttaattttttaacttaATATGatagattttcattttttttaaccctagaaccatattttttttttctttttctggtcgcATCTTCGTAgcactttttttgttgttgtcattTTTGAATGACGTcaatcattttaccatataatgtcccagataaaaagaaaataaatctaaaagtggtaaaatggtgaaaaaaaaaaaattccccgcaATTTTCCCACTGGTTTTTGGTGTTTTATTTTCACGTATTCTCCGTTTTCCGCGACTTTTACAGTTTTGTCATTTTCCCAGCGACGGCTTTTTCTTTGCATGATAAGCTGAAGTTTTCGCTGGTATCATTTTGCGGTTGAAACTTTGTTTCCATCACTTTTTggaggaaaataaatgaaaaacatcaaTACTGACATTTGAATTTTCAATGGCGattatctgttttttttcttttttccgttttttgctccccttcttcccagagccaaaacttttttcaatttttcatttatatggggttttttttttttgcggcacgagttgtacttttcaactacGCCATTCATTCTACTATATATCGtacgaaaaaaattccaagtgctttaaaaaaaaaaatggaaaaaaaaatgcaattttgcaattgtttttagtttttttttattcaccatgttcattaaatgctaaaactgacctgccattatgattctccaggtcattacgagtccatagacaccaaacatgtctaggttcttttttattgaagtggtgaaaaaaattggaaatctgcaaaaatttaatttttgtcACCAATTTTAGAGCCCCATAACTTTCTCATTTTTTAGGATCTAGAGctgggtgacggcttattttttgcgccctgagctgatgtttttattgatcccATTTTGGGGTCGACACAATGTTTTGATCGCGGCTGTTAAAAGCACATGATGACTGACTGAATAAGccatcatgtgcagggaaagatgtgggcttggtGTACGAGCCCGCATTAAAGGCAGAAAAACGACATATGATGTAAAATTTGCATcatatgtcgtgaaagggttaaaaagggATCAATGGTCCAGTTCGGCATttgctgcttattaaaattttcagccgtttTTGAGATATTAGCGAATTTCTTTAATTTACACCACGTTGCCTTGGAGACCaactcactcccctttcgcccttttcaaaataaaacaaacaaaaaaaaaaaaaatcaaacctacacatatttagtatcgccgcgttcagaatctcccgatctgtcaatataaaaaaaaatattaatccgatcggtaaatggcgtaacaagaaaaaaatcaaaatgccagaattacgtgttttttggtcgccgcaacattgtaataaaatgcaataatgggcaattaaATCAtcgcatctacaccaaaatggtatcaataaaaacgtcatctcgacatgcaaaaaataagccctcacccaactcaagaccacgaaaaatggagacgctacgggtctcggaaaatggcacaattcttTTATCCCCTCAAACTTAAGGTTttgtcaccacttaaataaaaaagaacctgaacatgtttggtgtctgtgaactcgtaatgacctggagaatcacaatggcaggtcagttttaaaatttggtaaaaaaaaaaaaaaaaaaaaggaaagctgcgggattgtacttttttttaaaattttgcagcacttggattttttttcccattttccagtacacgacatgttaaaaccaatggcgctgttcaaaagtacaactcgttccacaaaaattaagccctcacatggccatgttgacggaaaaataaagttatggctctgggaaggaggggagcgaaaaacggaaacgcaaaatcccaaggtggtgaaggggttaatctctctGCAGAGCAGGAAGTGATGTCAGAGGTGGAGGCGCCAGAAGAGGAAGTCTACGAGGTCTTCAGCCAATAGCCGCAGAGCagaaagtgatgtcacagtggagGCGGCCAGAAGAGGAAGTCTACGAGGtcttcagccaatagctgcagagcaggaagtgaTGTCAGAGGTGGAGGCAGCCAGAAGAGGAAGTCTACGAGGtcttcagccaatagctgcagagcaggaagtgaTGTCAGAGGTGGAGGCAGCCAGAAGAGGAAGTCTACGAGGtcttcagccaatagctgcagagcaggaagtgaTGTCAGAGGTGGAGGCAGCCAGAAGAGGAAGTCTACGAGGTCtacagccaatagctgcagagcaggaagtgaTGTCAGAAAAGCAGGCAGCCAGAAGAGGAAGTCTACGAGGTCTACAGCCAATAGCCGCAGAGCAGGAAGTGATGTCAGAGGTGGAGGCAGCCAGAAGAGGAAGTCTACGAGGTCTACAGCCAATAGCCGCAGAGCAGGAAGTGATGTCACAGTGGAGGCGGCCAGAAGAGGAAGTCTACGAGGtcttcagccaatagctgcagagcaggaagtgaTGTCAGAAAAGCAGGCAGCCAGAAGAGGAAGTCTACGAGGtcttcagccaatagctgcagagcaggaagtgaTGTCAGAGGTGGAGGCAGCCAGAAGAGGAAGTCTACGAGGTCAAACCTCAACCAATAGGTGCAGAGCAGGAAGTGATGCACACAAATCAGTAGCGGGATGAAAACAATGAATAAATAAGACACACAATTCGATagtcaaaaatatatattttcaggcTAATATGAAGTCTGCATATAAGAAGATAATGGATCTGACTGTATCATACATTCGCTGTGAACCCCGACTAAGAAGATCACAGAGCCCATCGggagaaaaaaaatacataaaaaaatcatTCTGTATTGAGACAGAAAACATATTGGCGGATTTATGTATGGGCACCATTACTGAGatgaaagaagcaaaaaaaaaaagctaatttaATTAAAACATTCAATATAAAGGCATCCGTATAAAAATATTCATGCAAAAACTTTCAAGGTGTGAACAAATAAGTGCCAAAATACATCTAGGTGAAAACAAAGTACTAatcagctcactgagggatcaggttaCAGCACTTAATGGGTCATGCCTTAGCAAGTCCTTAGAGTGGGAGGACTCTTCTTTGTGTGCCGACTACTCTGAGCCAATCAGATGTCGCTCCACAATTACTCCTCCCCGCCCCCCAAGCATGCTGGGAAaagactgcagctgcatctccaTCCAACCCTTCGTTTCCGTGTTATTCTAGATGGAGATTTTTCGGTATTATTGCTACTTTCCTTCGATAAGATATAAGGCTTATTAATAAGAGGCCCCACCAGGGGCCCCATCAGAAGGAAACCGGCTCTTACGGCGGCATCTCATCGGCTCTCGGTGTCAGGGGTGATGGGCGATGTTTCAAATATTGACATGTAAATGCttaaacagcagcgatcagagccaGCTCCGGTTGCTGCTGCTAAGTGCTAGGTgccggctgtataacacagccggcaccCACCATGTATGAAGTCGGACACTTCAGAGATGTTGGTTACAGCCGTTTTGGTGTCACATGGGGGAAAACGAGgagatttttttgcaaaaaaaaaagaactaaTATAATAAAGGGATTGTCCAATACTTGAATAAAATGTTTCTAGGCATGaatggttttaaaaaaaaataaacttaagACATTCTAACACTTCAACAGTGGATCGATCGCTCGGGAGGTTTGCACCAGCTACGGAAGCGATGTCTGCTCCCTTCGAAAGTCAACgggaccgctgcagtcaatcccaGTGCTCCTGTAGTTACCTATGACTGGTTGCAGCGGTTCTGGTTCTGAAGAATCGATAGGACTCCCGTTTATTATTGTAATCCTATTCACGCCTAGAAAAATAATTATTCAAGTGTCGGACAACCCTTATAAATAACCAAAAACTTATAACAATTGTCCACTTTTATTCTGAAGGGTGAGACAGATGTAAACtgtagttaaaggggtattcccatctcctagatcctatcccaatatgtagtaggtgtaataataataatatagcaaatagctccaattagaaatatagtgtaGTTCTTCTAATTAGCCGattaggtatctatggttatggTCACTAGTAACTAACTGTTGCtgtatgagtggttgtaaccacgGATACCtaaggggtaagtgacatagcaaatcagtagaactatactacatttctaattggaggttatTTGCTTATTATTACacccactacatattgggataggatcttggagatgggaatacctcttttaaGCTCAGCTGATGCTTTGTTAGTAAAGTGCTACCCGCCGCGCTAACACACAAAAAAAGGAGTCTGATGCGTCAAACGACAGGACTGAACTGGATGACCCCGTATTTGCCCGATGTCATCCAGTCCACCTCCGCCGCCATCAGCCGCTCTCCGACACCCGCTTGCAGCCCGACCTGCACATCGGCCTTCAGGGTTCTGATGCTGCACAATGGAGCCGGGTGAAAGGATCGGAGCGCCTGAGAGAAGGGCGCGGTGAAGTCCCACTTGCGGTCCCCCGTCAGTTTCCTGTAGTTTAAGTCCCCTTTAAATAAGACTAAATCAGATTTTTGCAGCTCGGTGTACAAGTCCGGAGCCACTTCCGCCATGGTGCAGAACTCGTGGGGCAGAGTCCAGAAGAGATGCTGGTGATAGACCCAGCGGCCCTTCTTCAGGTTTTCCTTCCAGCTTTGGCCGCACTTTGACATCCACTTGTTGTTGACGGCCGTACATTGCTGAACTGTCCAGTCGAAGTCGTGCTTCGTGGTGTCCGAGACGAACCACGGCATCACCTTCCCGTGGAAATGAACCTCCGTGGCCAGGTTCAATGACAGCATGGCGTCCGCCATGACCAAGTCCGTGACCAACTCGAAGCCGGCGTTATCCAGAACGATGTCCACTCTTGTCCTCGACTCTGCGTTCCCGTCTCTGTTCTTCGATAGGACGCCCCAGAGAGAATTCATATCATCCACCAGGATAAATTCCCGAAAGTCGTCCAGGGACGACAGCACGCTGCTCCTCTGGGAGTTGTCCTGACCCCCCGATATAGAGAGGTCGCACTTGTTTCCCCACAGGGACACCTACGAGTGACGGACAGAGAAGTATTACAGGAGGGAGACTCCAATAAGGACGGAACCGGGGGACCTTCTTCACCACTAATATGGCTGCTTAAAGGGCCCTATGCTACGCAGCGCTGTCCTACACTTGAAAAGGTGCATGCAGGTACAAAGAGACAGGGCGCGAGAGGGGAAAGGGGCGCGAGAGAGGGGAAAGGGGCGAGAGAGAGGGGAAAGGGGCGAGAGAGAGGGGAAAGGGCGAGAGAGCGGAAAGGGGCGAAAGGAGAATGAGAGGGGAAAAGGGCGCAAGAGGGGAAAAGGGCGCGAGAGAGGGGAGAAAGGGGCGTGAGAAGGGAGAAAGGGGCACGAGAAGGGAGAAAGGGGCACGAGAAGGGAGAAAGGGGCACGAGAAGGGAGAAAGGGGCACGAGAAGGGAGAAAGGGGCACGAGAAGGGAGAAAGGGGCACGAGAAGGGAGAAAGGGGCACGAGAAGGGAGAAAGGGGCACGAGAAGGGAGAAAGGGGCGACAGAGGGGAAAGGGGCGACAGAGGGGAAAAGGGAGCGAAAGGGGAACGAGAGGGGAAAAGGGTGCGAGAGGGGAAAGGGGCGCGAGAGGGGAgcgaaaggggaaggagtggggaaaaGGGCGCGAGTGGGGAAAAGGGCGCGAGTGGGGAAAAGGGCGCGAGTGGGGAAAAGGGCGCGAGAGGGGAAAAGGGCGCGAGAGGGGAAAAGGGCGCGAGAGGGGAAAAGAGGGGAAGGGGTGGACAGAAAGCAAGAAAGAGAGGATATGGGCAAGAGAGAAGGTGTCTACCCAACAATAAAACCCTGAAAAAATAATCTACCTGGTTACTCAGTGTGAAAAGTGAAAAGGTAGTGAAAAGTGAACTGAAAAACAAAAATGATGAAGTTGTAACATGTCCACCAATCAGCTGATCGCAGCTCCTGCAGCGGCTACAGATCACAAACAGAATTGCGCCACACACTGAGTGGTGGCCGTTCTCGGGTACTGCAGCTAACTTTCAACAGGCGCTGGGCTGCAGTACCTGCAGGACGGGCAGACATCACCCACCTGCAGCAGTTTGTAGATCTCACCCCGGACGTCATCGCTACTGAGACTATTCGTCTTCCCTTTAAGCTCCTGGAGATGAGCGCACAAAGCCACCACTGCTTGCTGGGACTGAAAGAAGCTTTCATTCTTCACATCCCTAAAGACGTCATATTCAGATATCGGGGGGCTGTGtcagaacaaacaaaaaaaagtgtcaGGTCATCATCTTCACAACAATTGGGGCTCTGTCTTCTGTCACATTGCCCCAAATCCTCTGCAGACACAATGATAAGATTCtgatgtcaccactagggggagccagcTGTACAATTTTACCTGctcagagctccctctagtggtgactgccggCAGCCAGAATTGTATCTCGGCCAGTTCTCACCTCAATAACATGCCTTCCTGAATTCTGCGATACAGATAACACTCCACGTACAGCCAGGGGGATCTGAACCAGCTCGGCTCTTCGTCGCTGCCCACCAGGGTCTTCTGGTAGTCCAGGTACTGATTCCAGATCTGGGTGTCCGGCTGCTCGTCGGTCAGTGGCAGGATGGGCTTGTTTGTTTGCATTTCGTTCCGTAGTTTGGAAAAGAAAGACAAAGCCTTTTTCTCTGCCTCTATGCCTTCCTGAAAAAAGCACCAGCATCTGAATGGCTGTTCTGTACCCTCCCCCAGAAAAATCAGCTGATCGCCCCGGGCCAGGGGTCAAATTCTGAAAAAGGGGGTGTCTCTGAAGATCAGAGGAGCCCAGTATAGCACTTTGAGGATGATGCTACAGTGCCATTACCAGAGAGCAATACATTAAAGGGGCTCAATTTACCGTggcacacttaaaggggttgttcggttACACCGAGGTCTGCACAACATACGGCCCGCCTGTATTCACGGCTTTCAGAGCAGCGCTCGTCAACCCCCGCCCCGACATGTAGAAGCGTGATGAGGTCATCACTCTATGCTGTGACCTCATCACACTGCTGCTGCCGGTGGAACAGCGCAAAGGAGGCAAGGACGCACCGGAAAAAGTAAGTGCTCCAGGAGGAGCTGAAGACTAAACATCCTACTGTAGGGGAAGGGGGAGGAGGATGAGGGCTGCTGTTATTATGAGGCCACATTATGGGGCAACTGGGTGAGAGGAGCTGTGCACGGGGACGTTACGGAGAGGAGCTGTGCGCGGGGACGTTACGGAGAGGAGCTGTGCACGGGGACGTTACGGAGAGGAGCTGTGCACGGGGACGTTACGGAGAGGAGCTGTGCACGGGGACGTTACGGAGAGGAGCTGTGCACGGGGACGTTACGGAGAGGAGCTGTGCACGGGGACGTTACGGAGAGGAGCTGTGCACGGGAACGTTACGGAGAGAAGCTGTGTATGGGGatattacagagaggagctgtgcacGGGGACGTTACGGAGAGGAGCTGTGCACGGGGACGttacggagaggagctgtgtatggggacGTTACGGAGAGAAGCTGTGTATGGTGACatattacagagaggagctgtgtatggggacATATTACAGAGAGGAGCGGTGTATGGGGACAttacggagaggagctgtgtatggggacattacggagaggagctgtgtatggggacattatggagaggagCTGTGCATGGGGACAttacggagaggagctgtgtatgaGGACATTACGGAGAGGAGCTATGTATGGGGACAttacggagaggagctgtgtatgaGGACATTACGGAGACGAGCTGTGAATGAGGACAttacggagaggagctgtgtatggggacGTTACGGAGAGAAGCTGTGTATGGTGACatattacagagaggagctgtgtatggggacATATTACAGAGAGGAGCGGTGTATGGGGACAttacggagaggagctgtgtatggggacattacggagaggagctgtgtatggggacattatggagaggagCTGTGCATGGGGACAttacggagaggagctgtgtatgaGGACATATTACAGAGAGGAGTTGTGCatggggacattatggagaggagctgtgtatagGGACACTACAATCAACTCAGAAATCATGTAAATGATATTGCATCAAGAATCAAGGGGTAACCCCTTCACCCGGTGGCCAAATTCCGTTTTTGCGTTTCCGTTTTTTCCTTCcttacttcccagagccataactcttatttttctgtccacatagacatatgagcgCTTGTGTTTTGCAGCACGAGTTgctcttttgaatgacaccactcaTTTTACCTCATTACCTAccttaaaatgggaaaaaaaattccaaatccatgcagaaattgtgaaaaaaacgcagTTCTGACATTGTGTTTGAGGAATTGTTTTTACACtgtacattttgtgataaaaattaCACTGCAATACGATTCTGTACGGTTACGGCAACACGTCCTGTTTTTAGTGGTGAAAACAAAATCAGACGTTTCCAAAGATAACTTTTTTGAGTTGTtgctattttctgagacccgtaacatGTTTTATTCTTTGGTACAGCTGTAGGATGGTTTAGTTTTTGCATagcgagatgatgtttttattaataATCAAAAAAACCTTCATTTTGGTGTTCTTGAATTTTTTTCCATTTATGCTGTTTAAAGATCcgagttaattattattattagatttttTCTAATGCGGCGCTGGcacgtttgtgtattgtttaaatatctttaatggggaaaaaattagattttttttaaacttttcactgTTCTTGTTAGTCCCCTTAAGGGGACTTAGCCAAGTTCGTCTGTTCGCTTGTGCGACTTACAAAAATACCGCAATATTGCTGCATATAGTAAGAATCCTGAGCAGCTTTGAAGACCGGCCACATGCTGGGAGGGCGGATGACGCGCCCCATGTGATGACGCGCCCCATGTGATGACGcgtgttaaattccgctgtcagagtttgacagcggcattaacaGGTTAACAATCGCGGGCAGAGCTCCGATCCACCTGCGATTGTTAGAGGCAGGTCACACAGCCATGATCTGCCAGGTATGGGGCAACTCCGtccgcccgctccatacaccccgctTCTGATTTAGCCCGTACATGTGAAGGGGAAAAAGAGTAACCGTCGTTTTCATTTCATAAATCAACACTACACGAgaaaataaacaactttgtaatatatcttatcagagaaatctgcttatttATCCTCCTGTTTAGATCTTTCACGTTTGATTCACGGAtaaaatctgcattcagtgaaaacagatttccccattactgagataagagatgacagttggagctagaggcagacacagacattctagggaggagctagaggagacacagacattctagggaggagctagaggagacacagacattctagggaggagctagaggagacacagacattctagggaggagctagaggagacacagacattctagggaggagctagaggagacagacattctagagaggagctagaggagacacagacattctagggaggagctagaggagacacagacattctagggaggagctagaggagacacagacattctagggaggagctagaggagacacagacattctagggaggagctagaggagacacagacattctagggaggagctagaggagacacagacattctagggaggagctagaggcagtacagacattctagggaggagctagaggcagtcacagacattctagggaggagctagaggcagacacagacattctagggaggagctagaggagacacagacattctagggaggagctagaggagacacagacattctagggaggagctagaggagacacagacattctagagaggagctagaggagacacagacattctagagaggagctagaggagacacagacattctagggaggagctagaggagacacagacattctagggaggagctagaggagacacagacattctagggaggagctagaggagacacagacattctagggaggagctagaggagacacagacattctagggaggagctagaggcagtcacagacattctagggaggagctagaggcagacacagacattctagggaggagctagaggcagacacagacattctagggaggagctagaggcagacacagacattctagggaggagctagaggcagacacagacattctagggaggagctagaggagacagacattctagagaggagctagaggagacacagacattttagggaggagctagaggagacacagacattctagagaggagctagaggagacacagacattctaggtaggagctagaggagacacagacattctagggaggagctagaggagacacagacattctagggaggagctagaggagacacagacattctagggaggagctagaggagacacagacattctagggaggagctagaggcagtcacagacattctagggagaagctagaggcagacacagacattctagggaggagctagaggcagacacagacattctagggaggagctagaggcagacacagacattctagggaggagctagaggcagacacagacattctagggaggagctagaggcagacacagacattctagggaggagctagaggagacacagacattctagagaggagctagaggagacacagacattctagggaggagctagaggagagacagacattctagggaggagctagaggagacacagacattctagggaggagctagaggagacacagacattctagggaggagctagaggagacacagacattctagagaggagctagaggcagacacagacattctagggaggagctagaggcagacagacattctagggaggagctagaggcagacacatacattctagggaggagctagaggcagacacagacattctagggaggagctagaggcagacacagacattctagggaggagctagaggcagacacagacattctagggaggagctagagacggacacagacattctagggaggagctagaggcggacacagacattctagggaggaactagaggcagacacagacattgtagggaggagctagagacagacacagacattctagggaggagctagaggcggacacagacattctagggaggagctagaggcagacactgacattgtagggaggagctagaaacagacacagacattctagggaggagctagaggcagacacagacattctagggaggagctagaggcagacacagacattctagggaggagctagaggcagacacagacattctagggaggagctagaggcagacacagacattctagggaggagctagaggcagacacagacattctagggaggagctagaggcagacacagacattctagggaggagctagaggcagacagacattctagggaggagctagaggcagacacagacattctagggaggagctagaggaagacggacattctagggaggagctagaggaagacagacattctagggagcaggtagaggcagacagacattctagggaggagctagaggcagacaggcattctagggaggagctagaggcagacacaggcattctagggaggagctagaggcagacagacattctagggaggagctagaggcagacagacattctagggaggagctagaggcagacagacattctagggaggagctagaggtagacacagacattctagggaggagctagaggcagacacagacattctagggaggagctagaggcagacacagacattctagggaggagctagaggcagacacagacattctagggaggagctagaggtagacacagacattctagggaggagctagaggcagacagacattctagggaggagctagaggcagacacagacattctagggaggagctagaggcagacacagacattctagggaggagctagaggcaaacacagacattctagggaggagcaagaggcagacacagacattctagggaggagctagaggcagacagacattctagggaggagctacaggcagacacagacattctagggaggagctagaggcagacacagacattctagggaggagctagaggcaaacacagacattctaggg contains:
- the ARMT1 gene encoding damage-control phosphatase ARMT1, coding for METPCSLSAKFEGSFAYYTVKDRMPQILTKVIDTVHRNKNKFLEAHGEEGIEAEKKALSFFSKLRNEMQTNKPILPLTDEQPDTQIWNQYLDYQKTLVGSDEEPSWFRSPWLYVECYLYRRIQEGMLLSPPISEYDVFRDVKNESFFQSQQAVVALCAHLQELKGKTNSLSSDDVRGEIYKLLQVSLWGNKCDLSISGGQDNSQRSSVLSSLDDFREFILVDDMNSLWGVLSKNRDGNAESRTRVDIVLDNAGFELVTDLVMADAMLSLNLATEVHFHGKVMPWFVSDTTKHDFDWTVQQCTAVNNKWMSKCGQSWKENLKKGRWVYHQHLFWTLPHEFCTMAEVAPDLYTELQKSDLVLFKGDLNYRKLTGDRKWDFTAPFSQALRSFHPAPLCSIRTLKADVQVGLQAGVGERLMAAEVDWMTSGKYGVIQFSPVV